In Agrobacterium sp. RAC06, a single window of DNA contains:
- a CDS encoding LysE/ArgO family amino acid transporter: MFTAATAGFLLGLSLIVAIGAQNAFILRQGLRREHVLPLVLTCAISDAILIALGVAGFATVLSRLDWLEPVMRYGGAAFLIVYALRSAHSAWAGGASLRAGETPAMSMKAAFLTCLAFTWLNPHVYLDTVVLLGSISTRYAGQETAFALGAMTASFTFFFSLGYGARLLAPLFARPVAWRVLDGLIAFVMAAIALKLIL, translated from the coding sequence ATGTTCACTGCCGCTACCGCCGGGTTCCTGCTCGGTCTCAGCCTCATTGTCGCGATCGGCGCGCAGAACGCCTTCATCTTGCGTCAGGGTCTGCGGCGGGAGCATGTGCTGCCGCTCGTCCTCACCTGCGCAATCTCCGATGCGATCCTGATCGCGCTGGGTGTGGCGGGTTTTGCAACGGTTCTGTCGCGCCTCGACTGGCTGGAACCGGTGATGCGCTATGGCGGGGCCGCCTTCCTGATCGTCTATGCGCTGCGCAGCGCCCATTCCGCCTGGGCCGGGGGTGCGAGCCTCAGGGCGGGAGAAACACCTGCGATGAGCATGAAGGCAGCCTTTCTCACCTGCCTCGCCTTCACCTGGCTCAATCCGCATGTCTATCTCGATACGGTCGTGCTGCTGGGCTCGATCTCGACCCGCTACGCCGGACAGGAGACCGCCTTTGCGCTCGGCGCGATGACCGCTTCCTTCACCTTCTTCTTCAGCCTGGGTTATGGCGCGCGCCTGCTTGCCCCCTTGTTCGCGAGGCCCGTCGCCTGGCGTGTTCTCGACGGTTTGATCGCCTTTGTCATGGCAGCCATCGCGCTCAAGCTGATCCTGTAA